The sequence GAAAGTAAAAAAGTTACTATCTATTGTGGAATAGGTGCCGAAAAATCGAATGTTGAGGTTGTAGAATTAGCTAAATTTTTAAAAGCTCCTGTTGGATATTCTTTCAGAGGTAAAATGGCCATTCAGCCGAATAATCCGAATGAAGTAGGATTGACCGGACTTTTAGGATTGCCTTCAGCTTATCATGCGATGCACGAAGCTGATCTTGTTTTACTGTTGGGTACAGATTTTCCTTATGAGAGATTTATGCCTGTAAAGAATAAAATCGTTCAGATTGACGAAAGTCCGGAAAGACTAGGAAGGAGAGCAAAATTAGAATTAGGTCTTACTGGCGATGTGAAAGAAACCATTAAAGCCTTACTACCTTTATTAAAAGAAAAGACAGATGTTAACTTCTTGAATCAACAATTGGAATTTTACGAAAAAGTAAAAGAACACCAGTTGACTTATGTAAAAGAGTTCGGAAAAGAAGACGCTATTCAGCCAGAATATGTTGCACATACTTTAGATCAGATTGCGAAAAATGATGCAATTTTCACCGTTGATACAGGAATGTGCTGTGTTTGGGGAGCAAGATTTATTACAGGAACAGGCGAGCGTAAAATGTTGGGTTCTTTCAATCACGGATCGATGGCGAATGCAATGCCGATGGCAATCGGAGCTTCTTTGGCATATCCCGGAAGACAAGTGATTGCGATGTGTGGCGACGGCGGTTTGTCAATGCTTTTAGGCGATATGGCAACTATTTTTCAATATAAGCTTCCAATCAAACTGATTGTTTTCAACAACCGAAGTCTCGGTATGGTAAAACTGGAAATGGAAGTCGGCGGAATGCCGGATAACGAAACCGATATGATTAATCCGGATTTTGCGATGATTGCACAGGCGATGGGTTATCCCGGGAAAAATGTTCACAAACCGGAAGAAGTTGCAGGTGCGATTACCGAGTGTTTAAATCATGACGGACCTTATCTTCTCAATATTTTCACGAATCCAAACGCTCTGGCGTTGCCTCCGAAAATTGAGTTTGAGCAGGTAATTGGAATGACAAAATCTATGGCGCAGCTGATGTTGGGAGGTAAAATGGAGGAAGCTCTAGACACTGTAAAGAGTAATTATAAACATATCAAGGAGTTATTGTAATGAGTAGTACTTTGAAAAAATTCTATGTCATTGCATGGGTATTTGGTCTTATATTTTATTTTTTAGATTACGTGATCAGAGCGGCTCCGGCAGTAATGATTCCTGAATTGGTCAATAATTTTAAAACGACCGAACTGAAACTGATCAGCATGGTGGGTACTTATTATTACACCTATTCTACCTGTAGTTTGATTGCCGGAATTGCTTTAGATAAATTTGGCGGAAAAAGATCTCTTTTTGCAGGTTGTCTGATATTGGGAATAGGCTGTTTGTTATTTTTAATTTCAAGCCAGACCGCCGGAATTACCGGAAGATTATTACAAGGTGCTGGTTGTGCTTTTGCTTTTCCGGGCTGCGTTTATCTTGCCAGTAAAGGCTTTTCGTCAAAATCTTTGGCAACAGCCATCGGAGCAACACAATGCATCGGAATGTTGGGTGGAACTGCGGGGCAATTTTTAGTAGGACCATGGGTGGAAGAAGGAATTAATATCAATAGTTTTTGGCTTTGGTCTGGAATTATCACCATTATTACAGCTGTTTTGCTCTACTTTTTTACTCCTAAAGATGATCAGTCTGATGAGCCGGAAGAAAAACCACATCAATCTGTTGGCTACTTAGAAACTTATAAAGTCGTTTTTAAAAATCCTCAATCTTGGTTATGCGGAATTATTTCAGGATTACTTTTTGCACCAACTACAATTTTTGCAATGACCTGGGCGGTCGCATTTTTCGAAAAAGATAAGCAGTTTCTTTTCCGTGAAGCAACGATTACTAGTGCAATGGTCGCTTTCGGTTGGGCTTTTGGTTGTCCGTTATTAGGATTTATTACGGATAAAATAGGTCGGAGAAAACCTGTTTTAATTGGTGGTGCATTATTGATGATTCTAAGTTTTCTTCAAATGATTTACCTTCCGGATTTGTATGCTGCAAAAATCAGTATGTTTATTTTTGGAGTAGGTTCGGGTGCGGCGATGATTCCGTATTCTGTGATTAAAGAAACCAATCCTGATTATGTAAAAGGTAGTGCAACGGGAGCAATCAACTTTATTACTTTCGGCGTTACCACTTTGCTAAGCCCGGTTTTCAGCCGATGGTTTGGGAAAAGTTTAGATACTTCAGCAGGAAATTTACATTTTGAGCATTCCGTTTTATTTTGGATTTCCGGAATTGTTTTGGCGATTTTAATTTCATTTTTACTGAAAGAAACCGGAAGCAAAGTCAAAAATCAAACGATAGCTGTTTAAGTAATTTAAATACGACAATATTAATTAAACTTCGCACTCATGTGTGAAGTTTTTCTTTTTATAAATTATCTAAGTTTTATCTTTGTTTTAAGAATTTAAAAATGAAAGCCATGAAAAATTTAATTTTATTATTAACCATTTTTGCTTTTAATATTTCTTTTGCACAAGATGATCTGGAGCAGAGAGATGATTCTTTCATTATAGAAAATAATAAAAACCTTTTAAAAATTGATATCAAGGAACCATTTCTACAGGTGTCATTAAAAGACTGTAAAGATTTTAAAACTGCAGGTTTTGAAGGGGGTATTACTTCTTATAAAGAACTTTTGAAAAAATATATGTTTACTTATTTGAATTCAGATTATTATACTTTGACAGGAGAGTTCACATTTACACTGACCATTGATGCTACCGGGAAAGTCACTGATGTGGAAGGCTCGCCAAAAGTTGTAAATAGCGAAGTTTTCTTTGATGATATGCAGTATGTTGTAAGAAGAATCAAGAAAAACTGGATCCCCGCAACCTGCAACAATCAACCTGTAAAATCTGAAATGAAACTTAAAATGAACTTTTCTTCGGTATCAGCGGATTTTTAATTTATGAAAAAATATATTTTACTTTTTTTCCTGTTTGTTGGTTTTATGACGTTCGCTCAGGAAACGCAAAACGAAAACAGAATATCGGCTAATGCAGAATTTCCAGGTGGAGATTCTGCTTTTTCCCAAGAATACCTGAAAATGATTCATGCCTACATCGACTTGGGAAAATATGCTGTAAATGGGCAGTTTGTTTTTATTTTTGATATAAATTCCAACGGGAAAATAGGTAATCTAGATGTTTTGCCAAAAGTGAAAAACAGCGAAATGTTCATTGAAGATATGCAGTTTGCAATCAAAAGAGTAAAGCAAAAATGGAAACCCGCAATGAAGGAAGGAGTTCCTGTTGTTTCAAAAAAAGTTATTAAAATCAATTTTACCTCAGACCATTTTGATCATGATTAAAAAAATATTATTTTTATTAAGTACTGTAACTTCTGTTCTTCAGATAAATGCACAGGTTTTATACAATTATCCGAAGGGTCAGGATTTTTATGAAGGTGGGCGAAAAGGTCTTTTCGAAGATATTCAGCAGGTTGTTGTAAAAAATAACATAAAGCCCTGCGAAAAAACAGAAGCATTATTTATGAGATTTATTGTGTATCCGGACAATAAAGTGAAATATATCGCTGATGATGATACAAATGCTGTTGAAAATAATAAGTGCTTGAAAAGTAAAGTGCTGGAAGTAATAAGACAGACTAATAATTGGAAGCCTGCCGAAATAAATGGAAAAAAAACACCGGCAATGTTTTGTGTACTTTTTTCGGATGATTTGTTATTGAATAATAAGCCGGATGAAGAAGATTTCTCAAAACCGATTTACATCTACAAAGATAAAGAAAGCGATATTATGAAATTCAGAGAAAATTTTGCGAAATGTTTTGACGCAAACGGTTATCGTTCAAATGCAGATTATTCTTTCGTATTAAATTTTGATGTTGATACTAGTGGAGATGCAGGATTCTTTTACATAGAGAATCAATCAAATTTAGAAAAATTCAACGAGATGGTTGTAAAATGCGCTTCTAATACAAAAAAGTCATATTGGAAACCAGGCTACTACAAGGGAGTGGCAATAAAACAGGTTTTTAGAATGCCAATTAGATTTAATGCGAATTAATTGAATTTTTCTAAATCGTCTATTTAAACTATAATTGCTTTTCTGACATTCTGTCACAATATTTTGTATCTTTGCAAATTCAACAAGTTTAAAATTTAATGTTTTTTTGGTTCAAATTTTTATTGAGCAGTTAGCTTTAAATTTTAAGCCTTAAACAGACTATAGTGCAAGAAAAATATATAGACGAAACAAAGCAGGGAGAGGCATTTGCAATTGCAGAGAAAACAGGTAATTCTAAAAAACTTTTTTTAGAAAGTTATGGCTGTCAGATGAACTTCTCTGATTCTGAAATCGTAGCTTCTATTTTGAATGATCAGGGTTACAACACCACACTAAAAGTTGAGGAAGCAGATTTGATTTTATTAAATACATGTTCCATTCGTGAAAAAGCTGAGCAGACTGTAAGAATGCGTCTTGCACAGTTCAAAAATCTTAAAAAAGAAAGACCCAATATGACAGTTGGTGTTTTGGGTTGTATGGCTGAGAGGCTTAAAACTAAATTTTTAGAGGAAGAACAATTGGTTGATTTGGTAGTTGGTCCAGATGCTTATAGAGATTTACCCAATCTTTTAAAAGAAACAGAAGACGGAAGAGATGCCATTAACGTAATTTTATCCAAAGAAGAAACCTACGCAGGCATTAATCCTGTGCGTTTGGGAGGGAATGGCGTGACAGCTTTTGTGACGATTACCCGTGGGTGCGACAACATGTGTACATTTTGTGTAGTTCCTTTTACGAGAGGTAGAGAAAGAAGCCGTGATCCGCATTCTATTTTAGAAGAATGTAAAAGTCTTTGGGAAAGCGGCTATAAAGAAATTACGCTTCTTGGACAAAATGTAGATTCATACCTATGGTACGGAGGCGGCCCAAAAAAAGATTTTGCCAAAGCATCAGAAATGCAGAAAGCTACTGCAGTTGATTTCTCAAAACTTCTCGATTCGGTTGCTAAAGCTGTCCCTCAGATGAGAATCAGATTCTCGACATCCAATCCTCAGGATATGAGTCTTGATGTGTTCAGAACGATGGCAAAACATGATAATATCTGTAACTATTGTCATTTGCCGGTTCAGAGTGGAAGCAACAAAATATTGGAAGCCATGAACAGACAACATACCCGTGAAGAATATTTAGAATTAATAAGAAAAGCGAAAGAAATCGTTCCGGATATTTCGTTTTCTCAGGATATGATCATAGGTTTCTGTGGCGAAACTGAAGAAGATCACCAAGATACCTTAAGTCTGATGAGAGAGGTAGAATTTGACTACGGTTATATGTTCTCTTACTCTGAAAGACCGGGAACGCCAGCTCACAAAAAAATGGAGGACAATATTCCGGCTGATGTTAAACAAAGACGTTTGGCAGAAGTAATTGCTTTGCAAGGTGAATTGTCTAGAAAAAGAATGGAAGGTTATGTTGGTAGAGTTCACAGCGTTTTGATTGAAGGAATCTCAAAGAAAAACAAAAACCAATGGAAAGGCAGAAACTCTCAAAATGCAGTTTGCGTTTTTGATATGTTGGAAGGTCAGAAACTGGGTGACATTGTGGATGTTTTTGTATTTAATAATACGCAGGGCACACTTTTAGGGGAAACGGTTACAAAGTAAAATATGTCTAAAGATTTAACGAAAAAACAACTTTTAAAAAATATTTCTGCATTATTGGAAAATGTGAGAAATAAAGTTGTTGTTAATCAAAAAAGACAGACATTGTCTGACCTTTTTACAATTTTATTAATATTTTAAACTCAGACAATGGAAAAACTACATAAATATTGCCTGAGTGTATTATTGGTAATAGTCTGCAGTAATATTTCGGCACATACCAACAATGGATCTATAAAAAATATTGACTGTAAGCAGTTCTACGAAATCTACAGTCAGTTTTTAAATTGTGGATTTGAGACCTCAAAAGAGTTTTGTTTAAAAGAGAAATCGACTCGTAATTTTACAATAAACCATAAGCGGAACGCAGTCGATCTTTTCGGAAATTATATTTTAGAAAAGCAACAGAACAATTCTTATCATAAAAAGTCAGGAGCTGATTTTTCTGTAAAAGAAAAGCATTACAAAATCCTGAAAAACTTCGAAAAACAAAGTAAGCAAAATGATTTTGCTGAAAACATTTATTTTAAAAGTAAAGTTGCAAAAATTAGAAATAAAGATGATTTAGATTTAAAAAATAAGAATTAAAATATCAATCATGAGGTATCTTAAAAACGGTTCTCATTATTTCAAAAATCTTTAATTTTTTTTAATATTTAAATCAAGAAAATGGCAGACTTACAATCTATAAAAGCACGTTTTGGTATCATCGGAAATTTTCCGGCTCTCAACCGTGCTCTCGAAAAATCTATACAAGTTGCACCTACCGATATTTCCGTTTTGGTTATTGGGGAAAGTGGTGTGGGTAAAGAATTTATCCCGAAAATTATTCATTCAGAATCAAAAAGAAAACATCAGCCGTACATCGTTGTCAACTGTGGCGCAATTCCTGAAGGAACGATTGATTCCGAGCTTTTCGGACACGAGAAAGGTGCATTCACAGGAGCAACGGCTACCAGAAAAGGGTATTTTGAAGTCGCAGATGGCGGAACAATCTTCTTGGATGAGGTTGGTGAATTGCCTTTGCAAACTCAGGTTCGTTTGTTGAGAGTTTTAGAAAGTGGTGAAT comes from Chryseobacterium sp. 3008163 and encodes:
- a CDS encoding thiamine pyrophosphate-dependent enzyme, coding for MAKNIAEQIVEMLENANVKRIYAVTGDSLNHLNIAVKKSSIEWIHVRHEEVGAYAAAAEAELDGFAVCAGSCGPGHVHLINGVYEAHRSHVPMLVIASTIPSNEMGMDYFQETNTIKLFDDCSYYNQMITRPEQVQRTLQTAIQHAISKKGVAVIGLPGDVSELDAEEATTSNQIFRTNPVIRPSDEELNHLANLINESKKVTIYCGIGAEKSNVEVVELAKFLKAPVGYSFRGKMAIQPNNPNEVGLTGLLGLPSAYHAMHEADLVLLLGTDFPYERFMPVKNKIVQIDESPERLGRRAKLELGLTGDVKETIKALLPLLKEKTDVNFLNQQLEFYEKVKEHQLTYVKEFGKEDAIQPEYVAHTLDQIAKNDAIFTVDTGMCCVWGARFITGTGERKMLGSFNHGSMANAMPMAIGASLAYPGRQVIAMCGDGGLSMLLGDMATIFQYKLPIKLIVFNNRSLGMVKLEMEVGGMPDNETDMINPDFAMIAQAMGYPGKNVHKPEEVAGAITECLNHDGPYLLNIFTNPNALALPPKIEFEQVIGMTKSMAQLMLGGKMEEALDTVKSNYKHIKELL
- a CDS encoding MFS transporter yields the protein MSSTLKKFYVIAWVFGLIFYFLDYVIRAAPAVMIPELVNNFKTTELKLISMVGTYYYTYSTCSLIAGIALDKFGGKRSLFAGCLILGIGCLLFLISSQTAGITGRLLQGAGCAFAFPGCVYLASKGFSSKSLATAIGATQCIGMLGGTAGQFLVGPWVEEGININSFWLWSGIITIITAVLLYFFTPKDDQSDEPEEKPHQSVGYLETYKVVFKNPQSWLCGIISGLLFAPTTIFAMTWAVAFFEKDKQFLFREATITSAMVAFGWAFGCPLLGFITDKIGRRKPVLIGGALLMILSFLQMIYLPDLYAAKISMFIFGVGSGAAMIPYSVIKETNPDYVKGSATGAINFITFGVTTLLSPVFSRWFGKSLDTSAGNLHFEHSVLFWISGIVLAILISFLLKETGSKVKNQTIAV
- a CDS encoding energy transducer TonB, which gives rise to MKNLILLLTIFAFNISFAQDDLEQRDDSFIIENNKNLLKIDIKEPFLQVSLKDCKDFKTAGFEGGITSYKELLKKYMFTYLNSDYYTLTGEFTFTLTIDATGKVTDVEGSPKVVNSEVFFDDMQYVVRRIKKNWIPATCNNQPVKSEMKLKMNFSSVSADF
- a CDS encoding energy transducer TonB; amino-acid sequence: MKKYILLFFLFVGFMTFAQETQNENRISANAEFPGGDSAFSQEYLKMIHAYIDLGKYAVNGQFVFIFDINSNGKIGNLDVLPKVKNSEMFIEDMQFAIKRVKQKWKPAMKEGVPVVSKKVIKINFTSDHFDHD
- the miaB gene encoding tRNA (N6-isopentenyl adenosine(37)-C2)-methylthiotransferase MiaB, which translates into the protein MQEKYIDETKQGEAFAIAEKTGNSKKLFLESYGCQMNFSDSEIVASILNDQGYNTTLKVEEADLILLNTCSIREKAEQTVRMRLAQFKNLKKERPNMTVGVLGCMAERLKTKFLEEEQLVDLVVGPDAYRDLPNLLKETEDGRDAINVILSKEETYAGINPVRLGGNGVTAFVTITRGCDNMCTFCVVPFTRGRERSRDPHSILEECKSLWESGYKEITLLGQNVDSYLWYGGGPKKDFAKASEMQKATAVDFSKLLDSVAKAVPQMRIRFSTSNPQDMSLDVFRTMAKHDNICNYCHLPVQSGSNKILEAMNRQHTREEYLELIRKAKEIVPDISFSQDMIIGFCGETEEDHQDTLSLMREVEFDYGYMFSYSERPGTPAHKKMEDNIPADVKQRRLAEVIALQGELSRKRMEGYVGRVHSVLIEGISKKNKNQWKGRNSQNAVCVFDMLEGQKLGDIVDVFVFNNTQGTLLGETVTK